From a region of the Malania oleifera isolate guangnan ecotype guangnan chromosome 12, ASM2987363v1, whole genome shotgun sequence genome:
- the LOC131144907 gene encoding B3 domain-containing protein REM16-like, whose product MGEACEDCSKWEETIYWTHFQFTHFAQFLTQGFHQQLTIPKKFADNLKGSLPKTVALKGPSGITWNVELVTSGDSLLLKNGWEEFAKDHCLKENDFLIFRFSKNSHFDVLVFEKQSLCEKEATYLVRKCGHTKVESGSSPKRDAKEKSVEVIHDSFHDDDNQCTSPEKSRKLDSVMPVSPRKQSICKRRRMTPRKASSVKPNTAKRILRSKSSSTHAAGKKAECNDSGGGQITINKNQAYNVQYISSRRSVTEDEIEKALQAALSASSKEAFAVVMRPTMVYKRFFMVIPSEWVTKHLWYDKQHVILRHNESTWHTKYYDYGSYAGLAGGWRHFSVENNLEEFDVCLFELGSQLKDDVVLDVRFFRVVEEVVPLMRFTTPP is encoded by the exons ATGGGAGAAGCCTGTGAGGATTGCAGTAAATGGGAAGAGACCATTTACTGGACCCATTTCCAGTTCACGCATTTCGCTCAATTTCTAACTCAGGGTTTCCACCAGCAGCTT ACCATTCCCAAAAAATTTGCAGACAATTTAAAGGGTAGTCTACCTAAGACTGTGGCTCTTAAAGGCCCGAGTGGTATTACATGGAATGTAGAATTGGTAACGAGTGGGGACTCATTACTCCTCAAAAATGGCTGGGAAGAATTTGCGAAAGACCACTGTCTAAAAGAAAATGATTTCTTGATTTTCAGATTCAGCAAGAACTCACACTTTGATGTTTTAGTATTTGAAAAACAAAGTCTATGCGAGAAGGAAGCTACATATCTGGTTAGGAAATGTGGGCACACTAAAGTTGAAAGTGGATCCTCGCCAAAGAGGGATGCAAAGGAGAAATCTGTGGAAGTCATTCACGACTCCTTTCACGATgatgataatcaatgcacttcaccAGAGAAATCTCGGAAGTTGGACAGTGTGATGCCAGTGTCACCACGAAAGCAATCCATCTGCAAAAGGAGACGAATGACTCCAAGGAAAGCTTCTTCTGTTAAACCAAATACTGCAAAGAGGATATTAAGAAGCAAAAGTTCTTCCACACATGCTGCAGGAAAGAAGGCCGAATGCA ACGATTCCGGTGGCGGACAAATAACCATCAACAAAAATCAAGCGTATAATGTGCAATACATATCGAGTAGGCGATCTGTCACCGAAGACGAGATAGAGAAGGCCTTGCAAGCGGCACTATCAGCATCCAGCAAAGAAGCTTTCGCAGTAGTTATGCGACCCACCATGGTATACAAGAGATTTTTTATG GTGATCCCATCGGAATGGGTGACTAAGCATCTTTGGTACGATAAACAACATGTGATTCTCCGTCACAACGAAAGCACATGGCATACCAAATATTATGACTATGGATCTTATGCAGGACTGGCTGGTGGGTGGAGGCATTTTTCTGTAGAAAATAACTTAGAAGAATTCGACGTGTGTCTCTTTGAGCTTGGTAGCCAGCTGAAAGATGATGTGGTCTTGGATGTTCGCTTCTTTCGGGTTGTCGAAGAGGTGGTACCACTGATGCGCTTTACTACTCCTCCCTAG
- the LOC131144908 gene encoding B3 domain-containing protein REM16-like codes for MGEACEDCSKWEETIYWTHFQIMHFAQFLTQDFHQQLTIPKKFADNLQDSLPKTVALKGPSGITWNVELVTSGDSLLLKNGWEEFAKDQCLKENDFLIFRYSKNSHFDVLVFEKQSLCEKEATYLVRKCGHTKVESGCSPKRDAKEKSVEVIHNSFHDDDDQYTSPKKSRKLDSVMPVSPRKQSIRKRRRMTPRKASSVKTNTAKRILRSKSSSTHAAGEKDECYDSDGGKITINKNQAYNVQYISSRRSVTEDEKEKALQAALSASSKEAFAVVMRPTMVYKRFFMVIPSKWETKHLWYDKQQVILHHNESTWPTKYFAYESYAGLAGGWRHFAVENNLEEFDVCLFELGSQLKDAVVLHVRIFRVVEEVVPLMRLTTP; via the exons ATGGGAGAAGCCTGTGAGGATTGCAGTAAGTGGGAAGAGACCATTTACTGGACCCATTTCCAAATCATGCATTTCGCTCAATTTCTAACTCAGGATTTCCACCAGCAGCTT ACCATTCCCAAAAAATTTGCAGATAATTTACAGGATAGTCTACCTAAGACTGTGGCTCTTAAAGGCCCAAGTGGTATTACATGGAATGTAGAATTGGTAACAAGTGGGGACTCATTGCTCCTCAAAAATGGCTGGGAAGAATTTGCGAAAGACCAGTGTCTAAAAGAAAATGATTTCTTGATTTTCAGATACAGCAAGAACTCACACTTTGATGTTTTAGTATTTGAAAAACAAAGTCTATGCGAGAAGGAAGCTACATATCTGGTTAGGAAATGTGGGCACACTAAAGTTGAAAGTGGATGTTCGCCAAAGAGGGATGCAAAGGAGAAATCTGTGGAAGTCATTCACAACTCCTTTCACGATGATGATGATCAATACACTTCACCAAAGAAATCTCGGAAGTTGGACAGTGTGATGCCAGTGTCACCACGAAAGCAATCCATCCGCAAAAGGAGACGAATGACTCCAAGGAAAGCTTCTTCTGTTAAAACAAATACTGCAAAGAGGATATTAAGAAGCAAAAGTTCTTCCACACATGCTGCAGGAGAGAAGGACGAATGCT ACGATTCCGATGGCGGAAAAATAACCATAAACAAAAATCAAGCGTATAATGTGCAATACATATCGAGTAGGCGATCTGTCACCGAAGACGAGAAAGAGAAGGCCTTGCAAGCAGCACTATCAGCATCCAGCAAAGAGGCTTTCGCAGTTGTTATGCGACCCACCATGGTATACAAGAGATTTTTTATG GTGATCCCATCAAAATGGGAGACTAAGCATCTCTGGTATGATAAACAGCAGGTGATTCTCCATCACAACGAAAGCACATGGCCTACCAAATATTTTGCCTATGAATCTTATGCAGGACTGGCTGGTGGGTGGAGGCACTTTGCGGTAGAAAATAACTTAGAAGAATTTGACGTGTGTCTCTTTGAGCTCGGTAGCCAGCTGAAAGATGCTGTGGTCTTGCATGTTCGCATCTTTCGGGTTGTCGAAGAGGTGGTACCACTGATGCGCCTTACTACTCCCTAG